The following coding sequences lie in one Paenibacillus durus ATCC 35681 genomic window:
- a CDS encoding carbohydrate ABC transporter permease, with translation MSDSVQELLNHPVAGRQSKMTSKLQPALKRTFRQIWKYRLSYLFMAPFLIVFTLFIMIPVLSGVVLSFTYFNSIEFPKWNGWLNYQNLLSQDVIFLKHVIPNSFKFALFVGPVGYVLAFLLAWLIAQLPGALRNWYALAIYAPSLTGGVAVVVVWQVLFTGDRTGYLNNLLLKWNIIQQPIPFTIDPDYLMPVMIIVTTWASMGLGFLAILAGILNIDRQLYEAAKIDGMGSRLQEIWYITIPMMKPQMLFAAVMAIANTLKSGQIGTDLSGLSPTPNYAGQLFNDHIRDYAFTRLELGYACSISIVLLGITILFSRMVWSLLGPKEGE, from the coding sequence TTGTCCGATAGCGTACAAGAATTATTGAATCATCCGGTTGCCGGGCGGCAATCCAAGATGACATCCAAACTGCAGCCGGCGCTCAAGAGGACATTCCGGCAGATATGGAAGTATCGGTTGTCTTACCTGTTTATGGCGCCGTTTCTGATCGTATTTACACTGTTCATCATGATCCCGGTGTTGTCGGGTGTTGTGCTCAGCTTTACGTATTTCAACTCGATTGAATTCCCGAAATGGAACGGATGGCTGAATTATCAGAATCTGTTATCCCAGGACGTCATCTTTCTGAAGCATGTTATACCGAATTCGTTCAAGTTCGCGCTGTTTGTCGGGCCTGTCGGCTATGTGCTGGCTTTTCTGCTCGCTTGGCTGATCGCCCAGCTCCCGGGGGCGCTTCGCAACTGGTACGCGCTGGCCATCTATGCGCCCTCGCTGACCGGCGGGGTAGCGGTCGTCGTCGTGTGGCAGGTTCTCTTCACCGGCGACCGCACCGGCTACTTGAACAATCTCCTGTTGAAATGGAATATTATCCAGCAGCCGATTCCGTTTACAATCGACCCCGATTATTTGATGCCGGTCATGATTATCGTCACAACGTGGGCGAGCATGGGACTGGGCTTCCTCGCCATTCTGGCCGGCATTCTGAATATCGACCGGCAGCTGTATGAAGCGGCCAAAATCGACGGTATGGGAAGCCGGCTTCAGGAAATCTGGTACATTACGATTCCGATGATGAAGCCGCAAATGCTGTTTGCCGCCGTCATGGCGATTGCCAACACGCTCAAATCCGGCCAGATCGGTACGGACTTGTCCGGTCTCAGTCCGACGCCGAATTATGCGGGGCAATTGTTCAACGACCATATCCGGGATTACGCATTTACTCGTCTGGAGCTTGGCTATGCGTGCTCAATTTCGATCGTGCTGCTGGGCATTACGATTCTGTTCAGCAGAATGGTATGGTCCCTGCTCGGACCAAAGGAGGGAGAATAA
- a CDS encoding extracellular solute-binding protein — MLSKDRNAPEAIVTRSKAEEISGWKTKKLSEGGAYATPFVWKFKQGANILRIGALKETAALESITLRPALTVPAYSQVRASYPPSQAAKGTLIELEAEKYAQKNSTSILNQYNRDPLTTPESMSKVAMNALGGFNWSTGGQAVSWTLDVPEDGLYKIALRAKASNKKNQAVFRTISIDGQVPFQELLSYKFPYNSEFKGVTLSDGQGKPFEFYLTKGTHMLTMEATYAPYMPIIMGIEQTSHEVRNILLEIRTITGNREDKYRVWDVSRDMPGMTERLQALEQQFIRLAAEMKSINPLTNDVTQAFRNSIKDLDSLLKKPDSIPNSQTRIAAIQQSIDAIVPTLKNSSLLLDKIYVAEADSKLPRMKSSFFENVRGSFTSLAASFKNREKLDNETGELNVWMMMGRDYIDELQSLADQQFTPETGIKVKVNLIQNADVLTMANAAGIMPDVALGVPQGLPFDMALRNATLNLSEMPGADQFFTQFSPGVLQPFYWKGGYYAVPETINFKVLFYRKDILKSLNLDVPDTWDDVLEALPTLMQNQYSFYMDPKDFTAIFFQNHVNLYAPNGLETGLNSPEAFKAFKMWTDFYTVQGLDRVVQSFYNNFRRGDMPMGISDFNQYMQLLVAAPEIAGNWGIAPIPGTKAADGTIERWSGGSNPSNAMLFKTKSTERQQQAWEFLRWYMSPAVQTEFGLNLEQYYGEQFRWNSSNIQAFASLPWKEEDLNVILEQWKWTEEIPSVPGGYMLDRELQFAWNRVVVSGDSPRMSLEQSIKEINRELKRKLTEFNLIGEGGEGNVTLDLPQVNSPWKGVGQIVR; from the coding sequence ATGCTCAGCAAGGACAGAAATGCGCCGGAGGCCATTGTCACGCGTAGCAAAGCTGAGGAGATTTCAGGCTGGAAGACGAAGAAGCTGTCCGAAGGCGGCGCCTATGCGACGCCGTTTGTATGGAAATTCAAGCAAGGGGCCAATATACTGCGCATTGGAGCGCTGAAAGAGACGGCCGCGCTTGAATCGATTACGCTCCGGCCCGCCTTGACGGTTCCGGCTTACAGCCAGGTCCGGGCGTCCTATCCGCCTTCGCAGGCGGCCAAGGGAACGCTGATTGAACTTGAGGCCGAGAAGTACGCGCAGAAAAATTCGACCTCCATCCTTAACCAGTATAATCGCGATCCGCTTACGACGCCGGAATCGATGTCCAAAGTGGCGATGAATGCGCTAGGAGGCTTCAACTGGTCAACCGGTGGCCAAGCCGTATCGTGGACGCTGGATGTACCCGAGGACGGGCTGTACAAAATCGCGCTGCGGGCCAAAGCGTCCAACAAGAAAAACCAGGCGGTATTCCGCACGATTTCCATCGACGGTCAAGTTCCATTCCAGGAGCTGCTCAGCTACAAGTTTCCTTACAACTCCGAGTTCAAAGGGGTAACGCTGTCGGACGGGCAAGGGAAGCCGTTTGAATTTTATTTGACGAAGGGAACGCACATGCTGACGATGGAGGCGACGTACGCTCCTTATATGCCAATTATTATGGGGATTGAGCAAACGTCGCATGAAGTGCGGAACATTTTGCTGGAAATCCGTACGATTACGGGCAACCGGGAAGACAAATACCGCGTCTGGGACGTAAGCCGCGATATGCCGGGAATGACCGAACGGCTGCAGGCGCTTGAGCAGCAATTTATCCGTCTTGCGGCGGAGATGAAGAGCATCAATCCGCTGACGAACGATGTGACGCAGGCGTTCCGCAACAGTATCAAGGATTTGGATAGTCTGCTCAAGAAGCCGGACAGCATTCCGAATTCGCAAACCCGCATTGCCGCCATTCAGCAGTCGATCGACGCCATTGTGCCTACCTTAAAGAACAGCTCCTTGCTGCTTGACAAAATATACGTTGCCGAAGCAGATAGCAAGCTGCCGCGCATGAAATCGAGCTTCTTCGAGAACGTCCGGGGCAGCTTCACCTCGCTCGCCGCTTCGTTCAAGAACCGCGAGAAGCTGGACAATGAGACCGGGGAACTGAATGTGTGGATGATGATGGGAAGGGACTACATCGATGAACTGCAAAGTTTGGCCGATCAGCAGTTCACACCGGAGACGGGCATTAAGGTCAAGGTCAATCTCATTCAAAATGCGGATGTGCTGACGATGGCCAATGCCGCGGGGATTATGCCCGATGTTGCATTGGGCGTGCCGCAGGGGCTTCCCTTTGATATGGCGCTCCGAAATGCAACGCTTAACTTAAGCGAAATGCCCGGAGCGGACCAGTTTTTTACGCAATTCAGCCCGGGGGTGCTTCAGCCTTTCTATTGGAAGGGAGGCTATTATGCCGTGCCGGAGACGATTAACTTCAAGGTACTGTTTTATCGCAAAGATATTCTGAAGAGCTTGAATTTGGACGTTCCTGATACATGGGATGATGTGCTTGAGGCGCTTCCGACATTGATGCAGAACCAGTACAGCTTCTACATGGACCCGAAGGACTTTACGGCGATCTTCTTCCAGAATCACGTGAATTTGTATGCCCCAAACGGGCTTGAGACCGGGCTGAACAGTCCCGAGGCGTTCAAGGCGTTCAAGATGTGGACCGACTTCTATACGGTGCAAGGTCTTGATCGCGTCGTGCAGAGCTTCTACAACAACTTCAGGCGGGGCGACATGCCGATGGGCATTTCGGATTTCAACCAGTACATGCAGCTTCTGGTGGCGGCGCCCGAAATTGCGGGCAACTGGGGAATCGCCCCGATCCCGGGAACGAAGGCGGCTGACGGTACGATCGAAAGATGGTCCGGCGGCTCCAACCCGTCGAATGCGATGCTGTTCAAAACGAAATCAACCGAACGGCAGCAGCAGGCGTGGGAGTTCCTGAGGTGGTATATGTCCCCTGCGGTACAGACTGAATTCGGGTTGAATCTGGAGCAGTATTACGGAGAACAGTTCCGCTGGAACTCCTCGAACATTCAGGCTTTTGCCAGTCTGCCGTGGAAGGAAGAAGACTTGAACGTCATTCTGGAGCAGTGGAAATGGACGGAGGAAATTCCGAGTGTTCCGGGCGGCTATATGCTGGACCGGGAATTACAGTTCGCCTGGAACCGTGTCGTTGTGAGCGGAGACAGCCCGAGAATGTCGCTGGAGCAATCCATTAAGGAAATTAACCGCGAGCTTAAGCGCAAGCTGACCGAGTTCAACCTCATCGGCGAAGGCGGTGAAGGGAACGTAACGCTGGATCTTCCGCAAGTCAACTCGCCGTGGAAAGGAGTCGGTCAGATTGTCCGATAG
- a CDS encoding ABC transporter ATP-binding protein, which translates to MAGILFNHVYKRYGKYKEVVVNDFNLAVNDQEFLVFVGPSGCGKSTTLRMLAGLEDISEGEIYIGDKLVNHEPPKNRNISMVFQNYALYPNLTVYENIAFGLRVRKVPKHEIDLSVKRAARVLEIESFLDRKPSDLSGGQRQRVALGRAIVRTPEVFLMDEPLSNLDAKLRVQMRSEIIRLHKKIGVTTIYVTHDQIEAMTMGDRVVVMNKGVIQQVDTPERIYERPVNMFVASFIGNLPMNFIEGKLRENDGYLDFCTNRGSLRLTAGQAARLRKSRLINRDITMGIRAEHISFDEAAIEANPHSLMTGFTMFNEFVGSDRFYHMDIRSGKLLIARSQCLREEGERVTMAIDMEKALFFNKDTEMLLTE; encoded by the coding sequence ATGGCTGGCATTCTGTTTAATCACGTTTATAAACGATATGGGAAGTATAAAGAAGTTGTGGTAAACGACTTTAATCTTGCCGTGAACGATCAGGAATTTCTCGTATTTGTAGGGCCCTCCGGATGCGGAAAATCGACAACGCTGCGCATGCTCGCGGGACTTGAGGATATTTCCGAAGGTGAAATTTATATTGGCGATAAGCTTGTTAACCATGAGCCCCCCAAAAACCGGAATATTTCCATGGTGTTCCAAAATTATGCTCTCTATCCGAATCTGACCGTGTATGAGAACATTGCATTCGGTCTTCGGGTGCGTAAAGTTCCGAAACATGAAATTGACCTTTCTGTTAAACGGGCGGCGAGGGTGCTGGAAATTGAAAGTTTTTTGGACCGGAAGCCAAGCGATCTTTCCGGGGGACAGAGACAGAGAGTTGCGCTTGGACGCGCAATCGTGCGCACGCCGGAAGTGTTTCTGATGGACGAGCCGCTATCCAATCTTGATGCAAAGCTTCGCGTGCAAATGCGATCAGAAATTATCCGGCTTCATAAGAAGATCGGGGTTACGACGATTTATGTGACGCATGATCAGATCGAAGCGATGACGATGGGCGATCGGGTTGTCGTCATGAACAAAGGGGTTATTCAACAAGTCGATACGCCGGAACGAATCTATGAGCGGCCGGTTAATATGTTTGTCGCCAGCTTTATCGGCAATCTGCCAATGAATTTCATTGAGGGAAAACTGAGAGAAAATGACGGGTATCTGGATTTTTGTACAAATCGCGGTTCATTGCGTTTAACTGCGGGACAGGCTGCCCGGCTTAGGAAAAGCCGGCTGATCAACCGGGATATCACGATGGGGATTCGCGCGGAACATATCAGTTTTGACGAGGCGGCTATCGAAGCGAATCCCCATTCTTTAATGACCGGCTTCACGATGTTTAACGAATTTGTCGGGTCTGACCGTTTCTACCATATGGATATCCGCAGCGGCAAATTATTGATCGCACGCAGTCAATGCCTCCGTGAAGAAGGCGAACGGGTAACGATGGCAATAGATATGGAGAAGGCGCTGTTTTTTAACAAGGATACCGAGATGCTGTTGACCGAATGA
- a CDS encoding sensor histidine kinase: MIAKQRFVSKTEFVLFAAFSCLAMILFIVFYFTVLSISDSSLAQYKKQYLEDQSYKLAFTIRDKLTEEPLSDLQAERIAASARQFSAEVRYFSPDGETLWFDSFQSGEPFAEPFAVQIPMYVNGQLTGNLHAYYDLSRNTALPFLSELQRNMKRRNNFLFAIFLCLVLGLNYYLARKLAKPLKPVSRSAESIVSGSRDVIVGPKRPAEVAQLVHTINHLVLEFNRQEEWRKQLMQDLTHELRTPLTSVLSRLEALIDGVYPASEENFNKIYAEIDRLYRMVNDMQKLSEAEAARFQLNMRPVNLSQLVNDVYESFLFIAKEKDISFILHPLHAPCIVEADPDRMIQVLSNLISNAFKYSPSGGKVEIGITASDDSITIYCLDNGIGMKKEDLGYIFNRFYRVDKSRSRSSGGLGVGLSIVKALVDAHGGSIEVNSRFGAGSTFVVSIPRIERKHRGKS; this comes from the coding sequence ATGATTGCAAAACAAAGGTTCGTAAGCAAAACAGAATTTGTTTTGTTTGCGGCCTTTTCCTGTCTGGCTATGATTCTCTTCATCGTGTTTTATTTTACCGTGTTGTCTATTTCCGATTCATCTCTGGCCCAGTACAAAAAACAGTACCTGGAAGATCAGAGCTATAAGCTGGCATTTACGATACGCGACAAATTGACGGAAGAACCGCTCTCGGACCTGCAAGCCGAAAGGATTGCGGCAAGCGCGCGGCAGTTTTCAGCCGAAGTGCGTTATTTTTCTCCGGATGGTGAAACGTTATGGTTCGACTCTTTTCAATCAGGGGAACCATTCGCCGAGCCTTTTGCCGTGCAGATCCCCATGTATGTCAATGGGCAGCTGACCGGAAACCTGCATGCGTATTATGACTTAAGCCGGAATACCGCGCTCCCCTTTCTTAGCGAGCTTCAACGAAACATGAAGCGGAGAAATAACTTTTTGTTCGCAATCTTCCTTTGTCTTGTTTTGGGGCTCAACTATTATTTGGCGCGTAAACTGGCAAAACCGTTGAAACCGGTAAGCAGGTCGGCGGAGAGCATCGTCTCAGGCAGCCGCGATGTCATCGTTGGGCCGAAGAGGCCCGCCGAGGTTGCACAGCTTGTTCATACGATCAATCATTTGGTGCTTGAGTTTAACCGTCAGGAAGAATGGAGGAAACAGCTCATGCAGGATTTGACGCATGAACTGCGGACGCCGCTTACTTCAGTGCTCTCCAGATTGGAAGCGCTCATTGATGGAGTTTACCCCGCATCCGAAGAGAACTTCAATAAAATATACGCCGAGATAGACCGGCTGTACCGGATGGTCAACGATATGCAGAAATTGTCAGAGGCCGAAGCGGCCCGCTTTCAATTAAATATGCGGCCGGTTAATCTTTCACAGCTCGTGAATGATGTGTATGAAAGCTTTTTGTTTATAGCCAAGGAAAAAGACATTTCGTTTATTTTGCATCCGCTGCATGCGCCGTGCATCGTGGAAGCCGATCCGGATCGCATGATCCAGGTGTTGTCCAATCTGATCTCGAATGCGTTCAAATATTCGCCGTCCGGCGGCAAGGTTGAGATCGGTATTACCGCATCGGACGATTCGATTACCATTTATTGCTTGGATAACGGGATCGGCATGAAGAAAGAGGATCTGGGGTACATATTTAACCGCTTTTATCGGGTAGATAAATCACGCTCGCGCAGCAGTGGCGGTCTGGGAGTAGGCCTAAGCATTGTAAAAGCATTGGTGGACGCTCATGGGGGAAGCATTGAGGTGAACAGCAGGTTTGGCGCAGGCTCGACGTTTGTAGTGTCCATTCCGCGAATCGAACGAAAACACAGGGGGAAATCATGA
- a CDS encoding response regulator transcription factor, which translates to MNILIVEDEESIREVLKSYLVKEGWTVYTLSNGLEALRLVQTHKLDLIILDLMIPGLPGEEVCRRTRQISNVPLFMLTSKAFESDTINGLNLGADEYITKPFRMKEVIARIHAFNRRMRMITAGTSNLMSFNNRKFVINFDTMEVFINGNSVNLTLTEFKMLSILVKKSGKIYSRHDLSYEVMGYRSIGDGRATDAHIKNIRRKIEEDPKNPVYIVTKIGAGYKFNLRPDDEI; encoded by the coding sequence ATGAATATATTAATTGTTGAAGACGAAGAGTCTATCCGAGAGGTCCTGAAATCCTATTTGGTTAAAGAGGGATGGACGGTTTACACGTTATCAAACGGGCTTGAAGCGTTAAGGCTTGTTCAGACGCATAAGCTGGATCTGATTATTCTCGATTTGATGATTCCCGGATTGCCCGGTGAAGAAGTGTGCCGTCGTACGCGGCAAATTTCTAACGTGCCTTTGTTTATGCTTACCTCCAAAGCATTTGAAAGCGACACGATCAACGGGCTCAATCTGGGGGCGGATGAATACATCACGAAGCCGTTTCGCATGAAAGAAGTGATCGCCCGCATCCATGCCTTTAACAGGAGAATGAGAATGATTACGGCCGGCACCTCCAATTTGATGTCATTCAATAACCGCAAGTTTGTCATCAACTTCGACACGATGGAAGTGTTCATTAATGGAAATTCGGTCAACCTGACCCTTACGGAGTTCAAGATGCTCAGCATTCTCGTAAAGAAATCCGGTAAAATTTACAGCAGGCACGACTTATCGTATGAAGTGATGGGGTACCGGTCAATCGGGGACGGACGTGCGACGGATGCGCATATCAAGAACATAAGAAGAAAGATCGAGGAAGATCCGAAGAACCCTGTGTATATCGTAACGAAAATAGGCGCCGGCTATAAATTCAATTTGCGGCCGGATGATGAGATATGA
- a CDS encoding response regulator, whose amino-acid sequence MNGKILILVVEDEAGISTYISTVLNSNDYAVLRTDKGEEAVSLAASHHPDLMLLDLGLPDIDGIEVLRRVREWSSMPIVVVSARGHEREKVEALDLGADDYITKPFGTSELLARIRTAIRHNRQGEGSPAQEKISIGQMSIDYEKRTVTVEGREIHFTPIEYKIITLLARHAGKVLTHDFLIREIWGPYTNENQTLRVNMANIRRKIEANPAEPKYIVTEVGVGYRMKDGDHL is encoded by the coding sequence ATGAATGGAAAAATCCTGATTCTGGTCGTCGAGGATGAGGCGGGAATCAGCACCTATATTTCGACCGTATTGAACTCGAACGACTATGCCGTACTCCGGACGGATAAAGGGGAGGAAGCCGTCTCCTTGGCAGCCTCGCATCATCCCGATCTCATGCTGCTCGATCTCGGCTTGCCGGATATCGACGGCATTGAGGTGCTGCGGCGGGTCCGTGAGTGGAGCAGCATGCCCATCGTCGTCGTCTCGGCGCGCGGTCATGAGCGGGAGAAGGTGGAGGCGCTCGATCTTGGCGCGGACGATTATATTACAAAGCCTTTTGGCACTTCGGAGCTGCTCGCCCGTATCCGGACCGCCATCCGCCATAACCGGCAGGGCGAGGGCAGCCCGGCGCAGGAGAAGATCAGCATCGGCCAGATGTCGATTGATTACGAGAAACGAACGGTAACCGTCGAGGGCCGGGAGATTCATTTTACGCCAATCGAATATAAGATTATTACGCTACTCGCAAGGCATGCCGGGAAGGTGCTGACCCATGATTTTCTGATTCGGGAAATATGGGGGCCTTATACGAACGAGAATCAGACGCTGAGGGTGAATATGGCCAATATCCGCAGAAAGATTGAAGCCAATCCGGCGGAGCCTAAATACATCGTCACGGAGGTGGGCGTGGGATACCGGATGAAGGACGGCGATCATCTGTGA
- a CDS encoding sensor histidine kinase, with translation MLSYQDERPDPDELLKDMPSEPGTRTGKLKIFFGYAAGVGKTYAMLDDAREQLQRGVDVLVGYVEPHTRPETLQLLEGLPTLPPKVVEHKHIRLREFDLDQALERKPELILVDELAHSNADGVRNKKRYQDIEELLQAGIDVYTTVNVQHIESLNDVVQGITKIVVRETIPDYVFDGADKVKLIDIDPDELLKRFTEGKIYRPERAAAAMDHFFTNSNLRLLREIAMRKAADRISHDNLSERRTPGKSAGIKWLVCISPSPTSAKCIRWTARTAEAFHAPWTAVYVERADTEQGGGFPDKSIRDNMELAERLGAEVVTLSGYDVASSITEYAKLSDITNIVIGKSRTKKRFGRRFEMALEDKLLSRLPQTEIHIIPDSAALKPYRKPKVRLPADRLYFSRADTLKALGILAAATLCSFGLHRIDVGDQNIIMVYILSVLIISRITTGYAYGVAASVLSVLMFNFLFTYPYFSFSAVQAGYPLTFAIMLVVALTTSALTVRNRMQTRVAVERERRTEVLYEINKKLLITRELEQIVTLTSSYIVKLFGRSVIFYTSDPADGKAGSLLAVEGEDASLLQTSEEAAVAHWVFANQKRAGAGTDTLQGAGGFYMPVISQSRVLGVIGISCFGGALLGPGQRSFLRMIASQVAMALERQRLSDEQRRILLDSEKEKMRSNLLRAISHDLRTPLTGILGASSAMLESGDALNQEVKGQLLQHIKEDSQWLIRMVENLLSVTRIKEGSVDVSKTAEAAEEIVAEAISRIRSRFKDRNINVKVPDELLMVPMDGTLIEQVIINLVENAIKHSGENTLVEVTLMRKGNNAVLEVSDNGEGIDERELPHLFDSYAASGGRSPDSSRGMGIGLSICMSIVKAHRGKLEAENKRSGGAVFRVILPLEEVSDEWKNPDSGRRG, from the coding sequence TGCAGCGCGGGGTCGACGTGCTGGTCGGATATGTTGAGCCCCATACCCGCCCGGAAACGCTGCAGTTGCTCGAAGGGCTCCCGACGCTGCCCCCCAAAGTCGTGGAACATAAGCATATCCGTCTGCGCGAGTTCGATCTGGATCAGGCGCTGGAGCGTAAGCCGGAGCTTATCCTCGTTGACGAGCTTGCGCATTCCAATGCGGACGGCGTGCGGAACAAGAAGCGCTACCAGGATATTGAGGAGCTGCTTCAGGCGGGAATCGACGTATATACAACGGTTAACGTCCAGCATATCGAGAGCTTGAACGATGTGGTCCAGGGAATTACAAAGATCGTTGTGCGGGAGACGATTCCCGATTATGTGTTTGACGGCGCGGACAAGGTCAAGCTGATCGATATCGACCCGGATGAGCTGCTCAAACGCTTTACCGAGGGTAAAATCTATCGCCCCGAGCGTGCGGCGGCGGCGATGGATCATTTTTTCACCAATAGCAATCTTAGACTGCTGCGTGAAATCGCAATGAGGAAGGCGGCGGACCGGATCAGCCACGACAATTTGTCCGAGCGCCGGACTCCCGGGAAGTCTGCGGGCATCAAATGGCTGGTCTGCATCAGCCCGTCGCCAACCTCCGCCAAGTGTATCCGGTGGACGGCCCGTACGGCCGAAGCGTTTCACGCCCCATGGACGGCGGTCTATGTGGAACGCGCGGACACCGAACAAGGGGGCGGCTTCCCGGATAAGAGCATCCGCGATAATATGGAGCTTGCGGAGCGGCTTGGCGCCGAGGTTGTTACGTTGAGCGGATACGATGTGGCTTCCTCCATAACGGAATACGCCAAGCTGTCGGATATTACGAATATCGTCATTGGTAAGAGCCGGACCAAGAAGCGCTTCGGCCGCCGGTTTGAGATGGCCCTGGAGGATAAGCTGCTGTCGAGGCTGCCTCAGACGGAAATTCATATCATTCCCGACAGCGCCGCGCTGAAGCCGTACCGAAAGCCGAAAGTCCGCTTGCCAGCCGACCGCTTGTATTTTTCCCGGGCTGACACGCTGAAGGCGCTGGGCATTCTGGCCGCGGCTACCCTTTGTTCTTTCGGGCTGCACAGGATTGATGTCGGCGACCAGAATATTATCATGGTCTATATTTTATCGGTGCTGATTATCTCGCGGATCACGACCGGCTATGCCTACGGCGTGGCCGCTTCCGTGCTCAGCGTCTTAATGTTCAACTTTCTGTTCACTTATCCGTATTTTTCATTCTCGGCGGTTCAAGCGGGGTATCCGCTGACATTCGCGATAATGCTCGTCGTGGCCCTGACAACCAGCGCGTTGACGGTTCGCAACCGGATGCAGACGCGCGTGGCGGTGGAGCGGGAGCGGCGGACCGAGGTGCTGTACGAAATCAATAAAAAGCTGCTGATTACCCGCGAGTTGGAGCAGATCGTTACGCTGACAAGCAGCTATATCGTTAAGCTGTTTGGCCGTTCCGTTATTTTTTATACGAGCGATCCGGCGGACGGAAAGGCAGGAAGCCTGCTGGCGGTAGAAGGCGAGGATGCTTCCCTCCTGCAAACCTCCGAGGAGGCGGCGGTGGCTCATTGGGTGTTCGCCAACCAGAAGCGCGCCGGAGCGGGAACGGATACGCTGCAGGGCGCAGGCGGATTTTATATGCCGGTCATTTCCCAGAGCCGCGTGCTGGGCGTCATCGGCATCTCCTGCTTTGGTGGGGCTTTGCTGGGACCCGGCCAACGGTCATTCTTGCGGATGATCGCCTCTCAGGTGGCGATGGCACTCGAGCGGCAGCGCCTGTCCGACGAACAGCGCCGCATCCTGCTTGACTCCGAGAAGGAAAAAATGCGCAGTAATCTGCTGCGGGCGATCTCGCATGACCTGCGTACACCGCTGACGGGCATACTTGGGGCAAGCTCGGCGATGCTGGAGAGCGGCGATGCATTGAACCAGGAGGTCAAAGGGCAGCTTCTTCAGCATATTAAGGAAGATTCCCAGTGGCTGATCCGAATGGTGGAAAATTTGCTTTCGGTCACGCGGATCAAGGAAGGCAGCGTCGATGTCAGCAAAACGGCGGAAGCAGCGGAGGAAATTGTCGCTGAGGCCATCAGCCGAATCCGAAGCCGGTTCAAGGACCGGAACATTAACGTCAAGGTGCCCGATGAGCTGCTGATGGTGCCGATGGACGGCACGCTGATCGAGCAGGTTATTATCAATCTTGTGGAGAATGCGATCAAGCATTCCGGGGAGAATACGCTGGTCGAGGTCACCTTAATGAGAAAAGGCAATAACGCGGTGCTGGAGGTGAGCGACAACGGGGAGGGCATCGACGAGCGGGAGCTGCCACATCTGTTCGACAGCTATGCCGCATCCGGCGGCAGAAGCCCTGATTCCTCGCGGGGAATGGGAATCGGCCTGTCCATCTGTATGTCCATCGTTAAAGCCCACCGGGGTAAACTGGAGGCAGAGAACAAACGAAGCGGCGGAGCGGTGTTCCGCGTCATACTGCCGCTGGAGGAGGTATCCGATGAATGGAAAAATCCTGATTCTGGTCGTCGAGGATGA